The DNA region AAGAATCAACTCGTCTACAAATGGCCCAACAACACCATCAAGAAACTCTCTGCGGCAATCGTCGACGCCGACCAAGCTGCCCTATTCGTGGCCCGCGGCGAGATCGCCGGCAAGTTCGGTCCCGGCCGTTACAAGCTTGATGCCAAGGAGTGGCCCTTCCTCGGAACGCTTGTCGACTGGGCCACCGACGACAATGCTTATCGCGCTGAACTGTTCTTCGTCTCGACCAAACAGTTTCCGAATGAGAAGTTTGGGTCCAAGCTGGACAACGTCATCGATCCGCGCACAAACATCGTCGTGACTTTGCGCATGTTCGGCGAATACGCGATCCGCGTTACGGACGTTGAGAAGCTCGTGCTGGAGCTAACGGGCACGGGCCAGAGTGACAACAACGATCAGATCATGAACTGGGTAGACCAGATGATCATCAAGTCGCTGCGTCATTTCGTCACAACTCAAATCACCAATGGATCGTGGCCGGTCTTGGGTCTCGCGACATATCTGCCGGAGATTGAGACCGCGGGAGTGACTGCAGTCAACGCAGAAATCGAGCAATACGGCCTGAAGGTTCAGAAGTTCGGAAACGTCGAGATCTCATTGTCGGACGAGGACGCAGCCCAACTTAAGGCACTGTCCAAAGACACCGCTTACTCGCAGTTGGCTGGATCGTTCGGCGCCTATGCAGCGGGTTCGGCACTCATTGGCGCCGGCGAAGGCATGGCCAAGGGTGAGGGTGGCAATCCAACCTTGATGGCTGCTGGCATGGGAATCGGAGGTGGCATGGGTGGTGCGGCCAACGCCAGCCCATCGCGTGAACTCCCCCCGCCTGGGCAACCTCTGGAAGGAGCAACTCCACCTGGGCCGCCGCCTACCGCTGATGGCGGTGGTGCCGCTGCCGCAGTTCCGGCTCCGGTTGCTGCCCAGCCATGCGTGAAATGCTCCGCGGCGATCACCCCGGGAGCGAAGTTCTGCCCTGAGTGCGGGACACCGCAAACTGCCACCTGCACCGAATGTGGAGCAGCGCTAGGTGGGGGTGCCAAGTTCTGCAGCGAGTGTGGAAAGCCGCAGGCTCCGGCGGCGCACAATGCCTAGAGCTGCTGGATTTCCGATTGGCAGTACGGGCACGACAAGTGACTTGCCGACTTCGGGAAACTCAACGGGGCGCCGCAGTTACCACAAGGAATCGGCGCAGCCGTCACGTCTACCGTGCCCCCACAGTCTTCGCAGATGATGGTGTGCGCATCGGCCATCGCTAGCAGCTTTGAACCGCATCCGCCGCAGTTGTAGTCATTTGTATTCTGTGGCTCCAACCTCACATATTCGGCGTTGAGGCCATACATGGCCAGCAGCTTCTCGCCGTCTTCAGGGGGCAGATGCGCGAGCCACGACTGGCAGAACGTTGAGTACTCCATCGCCAGTGGCACCCCCGGGGGACTGTCATCCGGGTCCATCTCGTTCACGCCAGTCGAGTTGATCAGCGAGTAGGCAAGGTCCATCTGTTGCTTCCAGACTTCGGCAAACTGCCAGAAAGTTCCTCCGATCATCCACGCACCATTGGGTGTTGGGATGCGTTGCAGACCTGCCTCCAACACCCGCATTTGCGCATCGAGCGGCGCCTGCGCGGGATCAAGATCCTTCGTAGCAGCAGTTTCGGCGAAGTAAGCGATCAACCGGTCTCGGAATTCAACATCCGTCTTCGCTCGTGGCGATACAGCCTGCGGGCAGAGGTTGACCCATTGATAGAAGAGATCTCGCTGCAGGCGCCGATAATTTTCGCGATCTCCGTATGCCTTGTAGTGGTCTAGCTGCGGTCCGAAGTACGCCATGAGTCGATGAAAGACGGTATTTGTGATCCCGGCGTTGGTGTCCGCGTTGGCAATGCGAAAGTCATAGTCGACCAATGCAGCGCAGTAGTCGCAGTAGATGTACGCGGTCTTGGTCGGCAGTTTCTTGGGGGCGCCACACCGTTGGCACTCCGCGCGCTTGATGAATCCCGAATGTGCGCGCAGCGATTCGGGAAGTGGCGCACCCATTGCAGGCAAGTCCGCGATCAAGTCAGTGCGCAACGGCGGCGGGCCT from Candidatus Nanopelagicales bacterium includes:
- a CDS encoding SPFH domain-containing protein, translating into MAFFKDSVSELFIAVPDEAKNQLVYKWPNNTIKKLSAAIVDADQAALFVARGEIAGKFGPGRYKLDAKEWPFLGTLVDWATDDNAYRAELFFVSTKQFPNEKFGSKLDNVIDPRTNIVVTLRMFGEYAIRVTDVEKLVLELTGTGQSDNNDQIMNWVDQMIIKSLRHFVTTQITNGSWPVLGLATYLPEIETAGVTAVNAEIEQYGLKVQKFGNVEISLSDEDAAQLKALSKDTAYSQLAGSFGAYAAGSALIGAGEGMAKGEGGNPTLMAAGMGIGGGMGGAANASPSRELPPPGQPLEGATPPGPPPTADGGGAAAAVPAPVAAQPCVKCSAAITPGAKFCPECGTPQTATCTECGAALGGGAKFCSECGKPQAPAAHNA